A genome region from Synechococcales cyanobacterium T60_A2020_003 includes the following:
- a CDS encoding arsenic resistance protein: protein MWKILGFIQKNLVWSVPSFMIAGIIVGALTDPSPLKSLIVPLTFLMVYPMMINLQIQKVLSGGDTKVQLVTQLINFAVVPFFAFAMGRVFFGDRPLVALGLLLASLLPTSGMTISWTGFAKGNLSAAIKMTVIGLILGSIATPFYAKWLMGTVIEIPLSSIFRQIVIIVFLPMLLGFITRVLLIRIVGADKYHKNLKQKFPAFSTIGVLGIVFVAMALKAKNIVANPLELLSFLIPLGILYFGNFLLSTIIGKFFFDRGDAIALVYGTVMRNLSIALAIAMTAFGKEQGSEIALIIAMAYIIQVQAAAWYVRLTDRIFGPVPEEALPAYEGSK from the coding sequence ATGTGGAAGATATTAGGCTTTATCCAAAAAAATCTGGTTTGGTCAGTGCCAAGCTTCATGATTGCGGGCATTATTGTAGGGGCGTTAACCGATCCATCTCCCCTCAAGTCACTCATTGTCCCTCTCACATTTCTCATGGTCTATCCCATGATGATTAACCTTCAGATTCAGAAGGTTCTCTCTGGGGGAGATACAAAGGTTCAACTGGTGACCCAATTGATTAACTTTGCCGTCGTTCCTTTCTTTGCCTTTGCGATGGGACGGGTATTTTTTGGCGATCGCCCTCTCGTCGCGTTAGGTCTACTATTGGCTTCGTTGTTGCCGACCAGTGGCATGACGATTTCCTGGACGGGATTCGCCAAAGGGAACTTGAGTGCAGCGATCAAGATGACCGTCATTGGTCTTATTTTAGGATCGATCGCAACGCCTTTTTATGCCAAGTGGTTGATGGGAACCGTCATTGAAATTCCGCTATCCAGCATCTTTAGACAGATTGTAATTATTGTCTTTTTACCGATGCTGTTGGGATTCATCACGCGGGTTCTCCTCATCCGGATTGTAGGTGCAGACAAATACCACAAGAATCTCAAACAAAAGTTTCCGGCCTTCTCAACCATCGGTGTTTTAGGCATTGTCTTTGTGGCAATGGCACTCAAAGCCAAAAATATTGTCGCCAATCCACTGGAGCTACTTTCGTTCCTAATTCCGTTGGGTATTTTGTACTTTGGTAATTTCCTGCTCAGCACCATTATCGGCAAGTTCTTCTTCGATCGAGGAGATGCGATCGCCCTTGTCTACGGAACGGTGATGCGGAATCTATCCATTGCGCTGGCGATCGCCATGACGGCCTTTGGTAAAGAGCAGGGGTCTGAGATTGCCCTCATTATTGCAATGGCGTACATTATACAGGTACAAGCTGCTGCCTGGTATGTGAGGTTAACTGATCGTATCTTTGGCCCCGTACCGGAAGAGGCATTGCCTGCGTACGAGGGTTCCAAATAG